In a genomic window of Gossypium arboreum isolate Shixiya-1 chromosome 7, ASM2569848v2, whole genome shotgun sequence:
- the LOC108464255 gene encoding CDT1-like protein a, chloroplastic, protein MNSSDSLQSTSLKSKKSLNLTSNSPVSKTPAKRASQLPSRARDRNAALSIKEVGQAAQIQPQTQTNQIKSARKQILSWTAESPPPKTSSDSSDKLPEKYEILCGFFDSLDSAIRLLKLKGSMPTFTNICPKVECLTDRRFSYGHLAQLKHILPEAIEIKRLLIFDERTSCMKPDLHVSIIANAIDCGDNSKSETKNPNMRRVFRARLAGYLDAHPEVDEIPEDDLPEPFNRSKQNSQWSSSAETVTEQQSLTLQGEVLKEEAQPQPSKHTNSNSKLDVETLPDAVNDQLPVVASHVSRSFRKRFSRKATSKAQEVVEKCSKVSLQSSQVAEKCARKSVNGIETNSAPIQSPTKLLSKPTICEPSSKLCLPATPVKEINSLETEDKSPTKSGCLQSTPAKLASTPARLMTATPTLQPQKRCYMSPDEVSSNLSSKLVRRPPRTRSLKFDTPVKEEKVVDEVRKIESIPVDNDDDILSTLPESLLHSIREKERKAMEELDPAISQAKRRQRMIACLPKLFNMIHYLFQSLNRSVITKEELTHKMIAGHCDIADRGEVEEQLNLLLELVPEWISEKTASAGDLLVSIDKMSSPESIRMRLQEAK, encoded by the exons ATGAACTCATCAGATTCTCTTCAATCCACCTCTCTGAAATCCAAAAAGTCTCTCAATCTAACCTCCAACTCACCCGTTTCTAAAACCCCCGCCAAGCGCGCCTCTCAGCTTCCCAGTCGCGCTCGCGACCGTAACGCTGCTCTCTCCATCAAGGAGGTCGGGCAAGCTGCCCAGATCCAGCCCCAAACTCAGACCAACCAGATCAAATCGGCTCGAAAACAGATCTTATCATGGACAGCCGAATCTCCCCCTCCCAAAACCTCCAGTGACAGTTCCGATAAGCTCCCTGAAAA GTACGAGATTTTGTGCGGGTTTTTCGATAGCTTGGATTCTGCAATCCGGCTGCTAAAACTTAAGGGTTCGATGCCAACTTTTACTAATATCTGCCCCAAAGTAGAGTGCTTAACCGACAG GAGGTTTTCATATGGTCACTTGGCCCAATTGAAGCATATTCTACCGGAGGCGATTGAGATAAAGAGATTGCTGATATTTGATGAGAGAACTAGTTGTATGAAACCAGATCTCCACGTTAGCATCATTGCCAATGCGATTGACTGTGGGGATAACTCTAAGTCTGAGACTAAGAATCCGAACATGAGGAGGGTTTTTCGAGCTCGGCTTGCAGGCTATCTCGACGCTCATCCTGAG GTTGATGAAATTCCGGAAGATGATCTCCCAGAGCCATTCAATCGTTCAAAGCAAAATTCGCAGTGGAGTTCATCAGCTGAGACAGTGACAGAGCAGCAATCCTTGACATTGCAAGGTGAAGTTCTTAAAGAGGAAGCTCAACCACAACCATCTAAACACACAAATTCCAACTCAAAACTGGATGTGGAGACATTACCTGATGCAGTTAATGACCAGCTACCTGTGGTAGCATCTCATGTATCGAGATCATTTCGAAAGCGCTTTTCCAGGAAAGCCACAAGCAAAGCGCAAGAGGTTGTCGAAAAATGTTCAAAGGTTTCTCTTCAGTCTTCACAAGTTGCAGAAAAATGTGCTCGCAAATCTGTCAACGGCATTGAAACTAACTCTGCTCCAATTCAGTCCCCAACTAAACTTTTATCTAAACCAACTATATGTGAGCCAAGTTCCAAACTTTGCCTCCCTGCAACTCCAGTCAAAGAGATAAATTCACTGGAAACTGAAGATAAGTCCCCTACAAAATCTGGCTGTCTTCAGTCCACACCTGCAAAACTAGCTTCAACTCCTGCTAGGCTGATGACTGCCACACCTACTCTGCAGCCGCAAAAGAGATGTTACATGAGCCCAGATGAGGTTTCTTCCAATCTATCAAGCAAGTTAGTCAGGCGGCCACCGCGCACCAGGTCCTTGAAATTTGACACTCCTGTTAAGGAAGAGAAAGTTGTTGATGAAGTGCGTAAGATTGAAAGCATTCCTGTTGATAATGATGACGACATTCTGTCTACCCTACCTGAGAGCCTTCTGCATTCA ATAAGGGAGAAAGAGAGGAAAGCAATGGAGGAGCTAGATCCAGCAATCTCACAAGCAAAAAGACGACAACGGATGATTGCCTGCCTACCTAAGCTCTTCAACATGATTCACTATCTATTTCAGTCCTTAAATCGCTCTGTTATTACCAAAGAAGAGCTAACACACAAAATGATTGCTGGTCATTGCGATATTGCTGATAGAG GAGAGGTTGAAGAGCAGCTAAACCTGTTGCTAGAACTAGTTCCTGAATGGATATCTGAAAAGACTGCCTCTGCTGGGGATTTACTTGTTTC CATCGATAAAATGTCAAGCCCTGAGTCAATACGAATGCGACTCCAAGAAGCAAAATGA